A genomic window from Streptococcus sanguinis includes:
- the obgE gene encoding GTPase ObgE: MSMFLDTAKIQVKAGNGGDGMVAFRREKYVSNGGPWGGDGGRGGNVVFVVDEGLRTLMDFRYNRHFKAQSGEKGMTKGMHGRGAEDLIVRVPQGTTVRDAETGKVLTDLVENGQEFIVARGGRGGRGNIRFATPKNPAPEISENGEPGQERELLLELKVLADVGLVGFPSVGKSTLLSVITAAKPKIGAYHFTTIVPNLGMVRTHSGESFAVADLPGLIEGASQGVGLGTQFLRHIERTRVILHVIDMSASEGRDPYEDYLAINKELESYNLRLMERPQIIVANKMDMPDSAENLKIFKEKLAANYDEFAELPQIFPISSLTKQGLATLLDATAELLDKTPEFLLYDESEMEEEAYYGFDEEAPAFEISRDDDATWVLSGDKLEKLFNMTNFDRDEAVMKFARQLRGMGVDEALRARGAKDGDLVRIGKFEFEFVD, encoded by the coding sequence ATGAGTATGTTTTTAGATACAGCTAAGATTCAGGTCAAGGCTGGTAATGGTGGTGATGGCATGGTGGCCTTTCGCCGTGAAAAATATGTTTCTAATGGCGGTCCTTGGGGCGGTGATGGCGGTCGTGGCGGTAATGTTGTTTTTGTCGTAGACGAAGGTCTGCGTACCCTGATGGATTTTCGCTACAATCGCCATTTCAAAGCTCAGTCTGGTGAAAAGGGCATGACCAAGGGCATGCATGGCCGTGGCGCTGAGGACTTGATTGTTCGAGTGCCGCAGGGGACGACGGTTCGTGATGCTGAGACTGGCAAGGTGCTGACGGACTTGGTAGAAAATGGTCAAGAATTTATCGTAGCGCGTGGTGGCCGAGGCGGTCGTGGAAATATCCGCTTTGCGACGCCTAAAAATCCTGCTCCAGAGATTTCTGAGAATGGAGAACCTGGTCAAGAGCGTGAGCTTCTGCTGGAGCTCAAGGTCCTAGCAGACGTTGGTCTGGTCGGCTTTCCTTCTGTCGGGAAATCCACTTTGCTCAGTGTTATCACAGCAGCTAAGCCAAAGATTGGTGCCTATCATTTCACGACCATCGTGCCAAATTTAGGCATGGTTCGTACTCATTCTGGAGAGTCCTTTGCAGTAGCAGATCTACCAGGTTTGATCGAAGGGGCCAGCCAAGGGGTTGGACTGGGAACCCAGTTTCTCCGTCATATTGAGCGGACACGGGTTATCCTGCATGTCATCGATATGTCAGCAAGTGAGGGACGTGACCCTTATGAGGACTATCTAGCTATCAATAAAGAGTTGGAATCCTACAACCTTCGTCTCATGGAGCGTCCGCAGATTATCGTCGCTAACAAGATGGACATGCCTGATAGTGCTGAAAATCTCAAGATATTCAAAGAGAAATTAGCGGCTAATTATGATGAGTTTGCGGAATTACCGCAAATCTTCCCGATTTCCAGTCTGACCAAGCAGGGACTTGCGACGCTCTTAGATGCGACCGCAGAATTATTGGATAAAACGCCAGAGTTCTTGCTCTATGATGAGTCTGAAATGGAAGAAGAAGCTTACTATGGCTTTGACGAAGAAGCACCAGCCTTTGAAATTTCTCGTGATGATGATGCGACTTGGGTGCTGTCAGGTGACAAGCTTGAGAAGCTCTTTAATATGACCAACTTTGACCGTGATGAGGCAGTCATGAAATTTGCCCGTCAGCTGCGTGGTATGGGCGTTGATGAAGCGCTTCGTGCTCGCGGAGCCAAGGATGGGGATCTAGTTCGCATCGGTAAATTCGAGTTTGAATTCGTTGACTAA
- a CDS encoding YvcK family protein: protein MRKPRITVIGGGTGISVILDSLRKKDVEITAIVTVADDGGSSGELRKNIHQLTPPGDLRNVLVAMSDMPKFYEKVFQYRFAEGDGVLAGHPLGNLIIAGISEMQGSTYNAMQLLTKFFHTTGKIYPSSDNPLTLHAVFMDGTEVVGESNLTSKSGMIERVYVTNTYDDKKPAASKKVVESILESDMVVLGPGSLFTSILPNLVIEEIGQALLDTKAEVAYVCNIMTQRGETEHFSDSDHVQVLHRHLGRKFVDTVLVNIEPVPHEYMDSNQFDEYLVQVEHDFQGLQEQVPRVISSNFLRLENGGAFHDGELVVDELMQIIQVRK from the coding sequence ATGAGAAAGCCACGAATTACAGTCATCGGCGGTGGAACAGGAATTTCAGTGATTTTAGACAGCCTGCGTAAAAAGGACGTAGAGATTACAGCTATTGTCACAGTGGCTGATGATGGTGGCAGTTCTGGTGAGCTGCGGAAAAACATCCATCAGCTGACTCCGCCGGGTGATTTGCGAAATGTCTTAGTAGCCATGTCCGACATGCCAAAATTCTATGAGAAGGTCTTTCAGTATCGCTTTGCGGAAGGAGACGGAGTTCTAGCGGGGCATCCCTTGGGCAATCTGATTATTGCCGGTATTTCCGAAATGCAGGGCTCAACCTATAATGCCATGCAGCTTTTGACTAAGTTTTTCCATACGACTGGTAAAATCTACCCTTCCAGCGACAATCCGCTGACCCTGCACGCTGTTTTTATGGATGGGACAGAAGTTGTCGGTGAAAGCAATCTGACCAGCAAGAGCGGGATGATTGAGCGGGTCTATGTGACCAATACCTATGATGACAAGAAGCCTGCTGCCAGTAAAAAGGTGGTTGAAAGCATCCTAGAGAGTGATATGGTGGTTCTGGGACCTGGTTCACTATTTACCTCAATCTTGCCTAATCTCGTTATTGAGGAAATTGGTCAAGCTCTTCTAGATACCAAGGCAGAAGTGGCCTATGTCTGCAATATCATGACCCAACGCGGCGAAACAGAGCATTTTTCAGACAGCGATCACGTCCAGGTTCTGCACCGTCATTTAGGCAGGAAGTTTGTAGATACAGTCTTGGTCAATATCGAACCTGTCCCTCATGAGTACATGGACAGTAACCAGTTTGACGAATATCTGGTACAGGTGGAGCATGATTTTCAAGGGTTGCAAGAGCAAGTTCCGCGGGTTATTTCTTCGAATTTTCTGCGTTTGGAAAATGGCGGAGCGTTCCATGATGGTGAGCTGGTCGTTGACGAATTGATGCAGATTATACAGGTGCGCAAATGA
- a CDS encoding TIGR00159 family protein, with protein MNFQQLTNLQYWASLFSDPWRIVINIIDVAIVAWILYYLIKAIAGTKIMILVRGVLFFILAQFFANIIGLTTISWLINQVITYGVIAAVVIFSPEIRAGLEKLGRATDIFSATPISNEEKMVQAFVKSVAYMSPRKIGALVAIQGTRTLQEYIATGIPLDADVSGELLINIFIPNTPLHDGAVIIKDNKIAASCAYLPLTESSGISKEFGTRHRAAIGLSEVSDAFTFVVSEETGGISTTHNGIFKHDLTLDEFETELRKVFLSEQDKTAGLKKRFMGGWKK; from the coding sequence ATGAATTTTCAACAACTAACCAATCTCCAATATTGGGCCAGTTTGTTTTCTGACCCTTGGAGGATTGTAATTAATATTATTGACGTCGCTATCGTCGCATGGATTCTATATTATCTAATCAAGGCCATTGCTGGTACGAAGATTATGATTCTGGTCCGCGGGGTGCTCTTCTTTATCTTGGCACAGTTTTTTGCTAATATCATCGGCTTGACCACCATTTCTTGGTTGATTAATCAGGTCATCACTTACGGGGTCATTGCGGCCGTGGTGATTTTCTCGCCTGAGATTCGGGCAGGATTGGAAAAGCTGGGCCGTGCAACGGATATTTTTTCTGCGACGCCCATCAGTAACGAAGAAAAAATGGTTCAGGCCTTTGTCAAGTCTGTTGCCTATATGAGTCCGCGGAAAATCGGGGCTTTGGTGGCCATTCAGGGAACCCGCACCTTGCAGGAGTACATTGCAACAGGGATTCCTTTGGATGCAGATGTGTCCGGAGAGCTGCTAATCAACATTTTTATCCCCAATACGCCATTGCATGATGGAGCTGTCATCATAAAAGACAATAAGATTGCAGCTTCCTGTGCCTACCTGCCTCTGACAGAAAGCAGCGGCATCTCTAAGGAGTTTGGGACCCGGCACCGCGCAGCTATTGGCCTGTCTGAAGTATCAGATGCTTTTACTTTTGTCGTTTCAGAAGAAACAGGTGGGATTTCCACTACTCACAATGGAATTTTCAAGCATGATTTGACTTTGGATGAGTTTGAGACTGAGCTGAGAAAGGTCTTCTTATCAGAGCAGGACAAGACAGCAGGTTTGAAAAAACGCTTCATGGGAGGATGGAAGAAATGA
- a CDS encoding Mur ligase family protein — MKINTALGLLAGKSSHFVLSKMGRGSTLPGKVALTFDKNILQNLAKNYEVVVITGTNGKTLTTALTVGILKEAFGEVVTNPSGANMITGITTTFLTAKKSKSGKHIAVLEIDEASLSRICDYIKPSLFVFTNIFRDQMDRYGEIYTTYQMILDAAAKVPEATVLMNGDSPLFNSVSLKNPVRYYGFDTEKGQAQLAHYNTEGILCPKCEHILKYELNTYANLGAYICEDCGFKRPKLDYSLTALKTLEHNRSAFTIDGQDYQINIGGLYNIYNALAAVSVAQFFGVEPATIKAGFDKSRAVFGRQETFKIGDKECTLVLIKNPVGATQALDMIGLAPFDFSLSVLLNANYADGIDTSWIWDADFEKILEMEIPHVIAGGVRHSEIARRLRVTGYPADQITEVKDLEAVFKAIEQQETKHAYILATYTAMLEFRELLAERQVVRKEMN, encoded by the coding sequence ATGAAGATAAATACAGCATTGGGCCTCTTGGCAGGCAAGTCCTCCCACTTTGTTCTCAGCAAAATGGGGCGTGGATCGACCCTGCCGGGGAAAGTTGCCCTGACATTTGATAAAAACATTTTACAGAACCTAGCAAAGAACTATGAGGTCGTGGTTATTACCGGAACCAATGGTAAAACTCTGACTACAGCTCTGACAGTGGGTATTCTCAAGGAAGCCTTTGGAGAAGTGGTGACCAATCCCAGCGGTGCCAACATGATTACGGGGATTACGACAACCTTCCTGACTGCTAAAAAAAGCAAATCTGGCAAACATATCGCTGTGCTGGAAATAGATGAAGCCAGCCTATCTCGGATTTGTGATTATATCAAGCCTAGTCTCTTCGTCTTTACCAATATTTTCCGCGACCAGATGGACCGCTATGGTGAGATCTACACGACCTACCAGATGATTCTGGATGCTGCAGCTAAAGTGCCTGAAGCAACTGTACTGATGAATGGTGACAGCCCCCTCTTTAACTCAGTCAGCCTGAAGAATCCTGTTCGCTACTATGGATTTGATACCGAAAAAGGCCAGGCTCAGCTGGCTCACTATAATACAGAAGGCATCCTCTGTCCTAAGTGCGAGCATATCCTCAAGTATGAGCTCAACACCTATGCCAATCTGGGGGCTTATATCTGTGAGGACTGCGGCTTCAAGCGGCCTAAACTGGATTACAGCCTGACCGCTCTCAAAACACTTGAGCATAACCGCTCTGCCTTTACCATTGATGGACAAGACTATCAAATCAATATCGGCGGTCTCTACAATATCTATAACGCTCTAGCAGCAGTGTCAGTAGCTCAGTTCTTTGGTGTCGAGCCGGCTACTATCAAGGCTGGCTTTGACAAGAGCCGAGCTGTCTTTGGCCGTCAGGAAACTTTCAAAATCGGCGATAAGGAATGTACCTTAGTTTTGATTAAAAATCCTGTTGGGGCGACCCAAGCTTTAGATATGATTGGACTTGCACCCTTTGACTTTAGTTTGTCCGTCCTGCTCAATGCCAACTATGCGGACGGCATTGATACCAGCTGGATCTGGGATGCTGATTTTGAGAAGATTTTAGAGATGGAGATTCCTCATGTCATTGCAGGCGGTGTGCGCCACTCTGAGATTGCTCGTCGACTGCGGGTAACCGGCTATCCAGCAGATCAAATTACTGAAGTCAAAGATTTAGAAGCAGTATTTAAGGCCATTGAACAGCAAGAAACCAAGCATGCCTATATCTTAGCAACTTATACTGCTATGCTGGAATTCCGCGAGCTACTGGCAGAACGACAAGTGGTCAGAAAGGAGATGAACTAA
- a CDS encoding glutamine amidotransferase, whose product MVYRSLTSPENQDYRYDVKIAHLYGNLMNTYGDNGNVLMLKYVAEKLGARVEVNIVSLEDDFDKDSYDIVFFGGGQDYEQTIVARDLPAKKEALESFINENGVVLAICGGFQLLGQYYIEASGRRIEGLGIMGHYTLNQTKNRYIGDIKIHNEEFDETYYGFENHQGRTFLSEDEKPLGKVVYGNGNNQEDGNEGVHYKNVFGSYFHGPILSRNANLAYRLVTTALKNKYGSDIKLAAYEDILAQEIPEEYGDIKSKAEFK is encoded by the coding sequence ATGGTTTACAGATCCCTCACTTCTCCTGAAAACCAGGACTATCGCTATGATGTAAAGATTGCCCACCTCTATGGCAATCTCATGAATACCTACGGCGACAACGGCAATGTTCTCATGCTCAAGTATGTGGCTGAAAAGCTAGGCGCTAGAGTTGAAGTCAATATCGTCTCTCTAGAAGATGACTTTGACAAGGACAGCTACGACATCGTCTTCTTTGGCGGAGGTCAAGACTATGAGCAAACGATCGTGGCTCGTGACCTGCCAGCTAAAAAAGAAGCTTTGGAAAGCTTTATCAATGAAAATGGTGTTGTACTAGCTATCTGCGGTGGCTTCCAACTCTTAGGACAATACTATATCGAAGCTTCTGGCCGACGAATCGAAGGCCTGGGCATCATGGGCCACTATACCCTCAACCAGACCAAAAACCGCTATATCGGCGACATCAAGATTCATAACGAAGAATTTGACGAGACCTACTACGGTTTTGAAAATCACCAAGGACGGACTTTCCTCTCTGAGGATGAAAAACCTCTGGGCAAAGTCGTCTATGGAAATGGCAACAACCAAGAAGACGGCAATGAAGGCGTCCACTATAAGAATGTCTTTGGCTCCTACTTTCACGGCCCCATCTTGTCCCGCAATGCCAACTTGGCCTACCGTCTGGTGACCACTGCTCTGAAAAACAAGTATGGCTCTGATATTAAACTGGCTGCTTATGAAGATATCCTTGCCCAAGAAATCCCAGAAGAATACGGAGATATCAAAAGCAAGGCTGAGTTTAAATAG
- a CDS encoding LPXTG cell wall anchor domain-containing protein, which produces MKDKKTIILKILILLTAIVTGLGFAARTQASEVTDYTQQTSITKDGVPLTNDSTVMTNETLSVTTSFTFPSSQTIAEGDTLTFSLPQELTLITPLNFQVSDVDNHKGEVVGKAQANPATQTVTVTFSNYFTNYTEQKEMSLTFNVRVNNDKVQNSGPISFKFGQTDFSFQYEKVEGTAGEYEMKYGYQDSSDPKIVKWRIILNARQDMLRNMVISDNFGDGLTLVPGTLRAVRYAPVEGGIRNEAHLLTLPVLDNFTNKAVLSQNANGDVNGFTINFGDNYNWPMYIEYSTRVPDGVQVGDVVNNTLSWTAKGFPERSITKSVRLEDGSGKGSGLLAKDVMIKAQKKLVNKELEKGQFTFGLFDENGDLLQTVTNEADGSINFKALNYSAAGTYRYSIKEIPGNDPNYVYDDKEAQLTVTVKDVNGELLGSVNYDLDPVFTNTYRGNDPGKAVQPPNPDNNNPNNNPNNDPNNNPNNNPNNNPNTNPNNGNTTPNNGSNDPKGGTDNTEKGNNNSNNATNVPGAVGGTKKVLPKTGQEPTLWLSLAGLAILVGFGSYVFLQKKTR; this is translated from the coding sequence ATGAAAGATAAGAAGACGATCATTCTTAAAATTTTAATCTTGTTAACGGCTATTGTTACAGGTTTAGGTTTTGCTGCTCGAACTCAGGCTTCTGAAGTAACAGATTATACCCAGCAAACCAGCATTACCAAAGATGGTGTGCCATTGACAAATGACTCAACGGTTATGACTAATGAAACTTTGTCTGTAACAACTAGTTTCACATTTCCGTCATCTCAAACTATCGCTGAAGGGGACACCCTCACTTTCTCACTGCCACAGGAATTAACCCTGATTACTCCCTTAAACTTCCAAGTATCTGATGTTGACAATCACAAGGGAGAAGTAGTCGGAAAAGCCCAAGCGAATCCAGCAACTCAAACGGTTACGGTAACTTTCAGTAATTACTTTACTAACTATACCGAACAAAAAGAAATGTCCCTGACTTTTAATGTACGAGTTAATAACGACAAGGTGCAAAATTCAGGGCCGATTTCCTTCAAATTTGGCCAGACAGATTTTTCTTTCCAATACGAAAAGGTAGAAGGAACTGCTGGTGAATATGAAATGAAATATGGTTACCAAGACAGTAGCGATCCAAAGATTGTCAAATGGCGCATTATTCTGAATGCAAGACAGGACATGCTTCGCAACATGGTGATTTCAGACAACTTTGGCGATGGTCTGACATTGGTACCAGGTACACTGCGCGCAGTTCGTTATGCTCCTGTAGAAGGCGGTATCCGCAATGAAGCGCACTTGCTGACTCTGCCTGTTTTGGATAACTTCACTAACAAGGCGGTTCTTTCGCAAAATGCTAATGGTGATGTCAATGGCTTTACCATCAACTTTGGTGATAACTACAACTGGCCAATGTACATCGAGTACTCTACTCGCGTACCAGATGGTGTTCAAGTAGGCGATGTGGTTAACAACACCTTGTCTTGGACAGCAAAAGGCTTCCCAGAGCGCAGCATTACTAAGTCAGTCCGTTTGGAAGACGGTTCTGGTAAAGGAAGCGGGTTGTTGGCAAAAGACGTAATGATTAAAGCTCAGAAAAAGCTTGTTAACAAAGAATTAGAAAAGGGACAGTTTACCTTTGGTCTCTTTGATGAAAACGGTGATTTGCTTCAAACTGTTACCAATGAAGCAGACGGATCTATTAACTTCAAGGCCTTGAACTATAGTGCTGCTGGTACTTATCGCTACAGCATCAAGGAAATCCCAGGAAATGATCCTAACTACGTCTATGATGACAAGGAAGCACAGCTGACAGTTACTGTAAAAGATGTTAATGGTGAGCTTTTGGGCTCTGTCAATTATGACTTGGATCCAGTCTTTACAAATACCTATAGAGGTAACGATCCAGGCAAGGCAGTTCAGCCACCTAACCCTGACAACAACAACCCGAATAACAATCCAAACAATGATCCGAACAATAACCCAAATAATAATCCAAACAACAACCCGAATACAAACCCAAACAATGGTAACACTACTCCAAATAACGGTTCCAACGATCCAAAGGGTGGAACTGATAATACAGAGAAGGGAAACAACAATTCAAACAATGCTACCAATGTTCCGGGTGCTGTAGGAGGCACTAAGAAAGTCCTACCTAAGACTGGTCAAGAGCCGACACTTTGGCTGTCACTTGCAGGTTTGGCAATCTTAGTTGGCTTTGGAAGCTATGTCTTTCTTCAAAAGAAGACTAGATAA
- a CDS encoding phosphoglucosamine mutase has product MGKYFGTDGVRGEANVELTPELAFKLGRFGGYVLSQYESEVPRVFVGRDTRISGEMLESALVAGLLSVGIHVYKLGVIATPGVAYLVKSEKASAGVMISASHNPALDNGIKFFGGDGYKLDDERELEIEALLDAAEDTLPRPSAEGLGDLVDYPEGLRKYQQYLVSTGLELEGMHVALDTANGAASTSARQIFADLGAQLTIIGENPDGLNINLNVGSTHPEALQEVVRESGAAIGLAFDGDSDRLIAVDENGELVDGDKIMYIIGKYLSEKGELAQNTIVTTVMSNLGFHKALDREGIQKAVTAVGDRYVVEEMRKNGYNLGGEQSGHVIIMNYNTTGDGQLSAVQLTKVMQETGKKLSELAAEVTIYPQKLVNIRVENSMKDKAMEVPAIKTVIERMEAEMAGNGRILVRPSGTEPLLRVMAEAPTDEEVNYYVDTIANVVRDEIGIDK; this is encoded by the coding sequence ATGGGTAAATACTTTGGAACCGATGGTGTTCGCGGAGAAGCAAATGTGGAATTAACGCCAGAATTGGCCTTTAAACTCGGCCGCTTTGGTGGTTATGTTCTGAGCCAGTACGAAAGTGAAGTTCCTCGGGTCTTTGTTGGCCGTGATACTCGAATTTCAGGAGAAATGCTGGAAAGCGCCTTGGTTGCAGGACTTTTGTCCGTTGGGATTCATGTTTATAAGCTAGGTGTCATTGCAACGCCTGGTGTGGCTTATCTGGTTAAGTCAGAGAAAGCCAGCGCGGGAGTCATGATTTCTGCCAGCCACAATCCAGCTTTGGATAATGGTATCAAATTCTTTGGTGGTGACGGCTATAAGCTGGATGATGAGCGTGAGTTGGAAATTGAAGCTTTGTTGGACGCAGCAGAAGATACCTTGCCACGTCCAAGTGCAGAAGGATTGGGTGATTTGGTGGATTATCCAGAAGGGTTGCGCAAGTATCAACAATACTTGGTTTCAACTGGCTTGGAACTAGAAGGAATGCATGTAGCCTTAGATACGGCCAACGGTGCAGCTTCTACCAGTGCCCGTCAGATTTTTGCAGACCTCGGTGCGCAGCTGACCATTATCGGAGAAAATCCAGACGGTCTCAATATCAATCTGAATGTTGGCTCTACGCATCCAGAAGCTTTGCAGGAAGTTGTTCGTGAGTCTGGTGCAGCGATTGGTCTGGCCTTTGATGGAGATAGCGACCGCTTGATTGCAGTGGATGAAAATGGTGAGCTGGTAGATGGTGACAAGATTATGTACATCATCGGTAAGTACCTGTCTGAGAAAGGTGAGCTGGCGCAGAATACCATTGTTACGACCGTCATGTCAAACCTCGGCTTCCATAAGGCTTTGGATCGCGAAGGTATTCAAAAGGCTGTGACAGCAGTTGGGGACCGCTATGTAGTAGAGGAAATGCGCAAGAATGGCTATAATCTTGGTGGCGAGCAGTCTGGACATGTGATCATCATGAACTACAATACGACAGGTGATGGCCAGCTCTCAGCTGTGCAATTGACCAAGGTCATGCAGGAAACAGGTAAGAAACTATCTGAATTGGCCGCTGAAGTAACCATCTATCCGCAGAAACTGGTCAATATTCGTGTGGAAAACAGCATGAAAGATAAGGCGATGGAAGTCCCAGCTATCAAGACGGTGATTGAGAGAATGGAAGCCGAAATGGCTGGCAATGGCCGGATTTTGGTTCGTCCGAGTGGAACTGAGCCTCTGCTGAGGGTCATGGCTGAAGCACCAACTGACGAAGAAGTAAATTATTATGTAGATACCATTGCCAATGTTGTTCGAGATGAAATTGGAATAGACAAATAA
- a CDS encoding RidA family protein has protein sequence MAKTIHTDKAPAAIGPYVQGKIVGNLLFASGQIPLSPETGEIVGTTIEEQTQQVLKNVSAILEAAGTDFDHVVKATCFLSDINDFVAFNEVYKTAFTEAFPARSAVEVARLPKDVKIEIEVIAEIL, from the coding sequence ATGGCAAAAACAATTCATACAGATAAAGCACCAGCAGCGATTGGACCTTATGTCCAAGGAAAAATTGTCGGCAATCTTTTGTTTGCGAGTGGGCAGATTCCCTTGTCTCCTGAAACAGGAGAAATCGTTGGGACGACTATTGAAGAGCAGACCCAGCAAGTACTGAAAAATGTTTCAGCTATTTTAGAAGCTGCAGGAACAGACTTTGACCACGTAGTCAAGGCTACTTGCTTCTTGAGCGACATCAATGATTTTGTGGCTTTTAATGAGGTTTACAAGACTGCTTTTACAGAAGCATTTCCAGCTCGCTCGGCAGTCGAAGTGGCTCGCCTGCCTAAAGATGTGAAAATTGAGATTGAGGTTATTGCCGAGATTCTCTAA
- the whiA gene encoding DNA-binding protein WhiA, whose translation MSFTVKVKEELLSLTNRDKNELSAMIKMSGSLGLASSGLTLSVTTENAKIARHLYELLSDLYQVKSEIRHHQKTNLRKNRVYTVFLDQRVEEILSDLHLADSFFGIEAGIDQAILSDDEASRAYLRGAFLSNGSMREPDSGKYQLEILSVYLDHAEDLAALMRRFLLDAKTIERKKGAVTYLQRAEDIMDFLIVIGAMEAMAEFESLKLMREARNDLNRANNAETANIARTVTASMKTINNIAKISDNIGIESLPVDLQEVAQLRIQHPDYSIQQLADSLSRPLTKSGVNHRLRKINKIADEL comes from the coding sequence ATGAGTTTTACAGTAAAAGTAAAAGAAGAACTGCTGAGTCTGACAAACAGAGATAAAAATGAGCTGTCAGCCATGATCAAGATGTCTGGCAGTCTGGGCTTGGCCAGCAGTGGTTTGACCTTGTCTGTCACAACAGAAAATGCCAAGATTGCTCGCCATCTCTATGAGTTGCTGTCGGACCTCTATCAGGTCAAGTCAGAAATCCGCCACCATCAGAAGACCAATCTGCGCAAGAATCGCGTTTATACAGTATTTCTGGATCAGAGAGTAGAAGAAATCCTTTCTGATCTGCACTTGGCTGACTCCTTTTTTGGTATCGAGGCAGGGATTGACCAGGCCATTTTGTCAGATGACGAAGCCAGTCGGGCCTACCTCCGGGGAGCCTTTCTCTCAAATGGCAGCATGCGGGAGCCAGATTCAGGCAAGTATCAGCTGGAAATCCTGTCCGTTTATCTGGATCATGCTGAGGATTTGGCTGCCTTGATGCGGCGTTTTCTGCTGGATGCCAAGACCATCGAGCGCAAGAAGGGGGCTGTTACTTATCTGCAGCGGGCTGAGGATATCATGGATTTTCTCATTGTCATCGGCGCTATGGAAGCCATGGCTGAGTTTGAGTCTCTTAAGCTCATGCGAGAAGCGCGCAATGACCTCAATCGCGCTAATAATGCGGAGACAGCTAACATCGCCCGTACGGTCACAGCCAGTATGAAAACCATCAACAATATTGCCAAAATCAGCGACAATATCGGCATTGAAAGTCTACCTGTAGACCTGCAGGAGGTAGCCCAGCTTCGTATCCAACATCCGGACTACTCCATCCAGCAGCTAGCTGATAGTCTGAGCCGGCCACTGACTAAGAGCGGTGTTAATCATCGCTTGAGAAAAATCAATAAAATCGCAGATGAATTATAA
- the rapZ gene encoding RNase adapter RapZ — MSEKKIQLVIVTGMSGAGKTVAIQSFEDLGYFTIDNMPPTLVPKFLQLVEGTTDNDKLALVVDMRSRSFFLQIQNVLDDLEQNENIDFKILFLDAADKELVARYKETRRSHPLAADGRILDGIKLERELLAPLKNLSQNVVDTTDLTPRELRKTISEQFSNQDEMHSFRIEVMSFGFKYGLPLDADLVFDVRFLPNPYYKPELRNQTGLDKDVFDYVMNHAESEEFYQHLLGLIEPILPGYQKEGKSILTIAVGCTGGQHRSVAFAQRLADDLAKNWPVNASHRDKNRRKETVNRS; from the coding sequence ATGTCTGAGAAGAAAATTCAGCTTGTCATTGTGACTGGAATGAGCGGGGCGGGGAAAACCGTAGCCATCCAGTCCTTTGAAGACTTAGGTTATTTTACCATTGATAATATGCCGCCAACTTTGGTGCCGAAGTTCCTGCAGCTGGTCGAAGGGACCACGGACAATGATAAATTAGCTCTGGTTGTCGATATGCGCAGCCGTTCCTTCTTTTTGCAAATCCAGAATGTTTTGGATGATTTAGAGCAAAATGAGAACATCGATTTCAAGATTCTTTTCCTAGATGCGGCGGATAAGGAGCTAGTGGCTCGTTATAAGGAAACGCGTCGCAGTCATCCGCTGGCAGCTGATGGTCGGATTTTAGATGGGATTAAACTGGAGCGCGAACTCTTAGCCCCTCTGAAGAATCTCAGCCAAAATGTTGTAGACACAACTGATTTGACACCACGGGAGCTGAGAAAGACTATCTCTGAGCAATTTTCAAATCAGGACGAGATGCACAGTTTCCGTATTGAGGTCATGAGTTTTGGTTTCAAATACGGTCTGCCTTTGGATGCAGACTTGGTCTTTGATGTGCGCTTTCTGCCTAATCCCTACTATAAACCTGAGCTGCGCAATCAGACAGGTTTGGATAAGGATGTCTTTGATTATGTCATGAACCATGCCGAGTCAGAAGAATTTTACCAGCACCTGCTAGGCTTGATTGAGCCAATCTTGCCGGGCTATCAGAAGGAAGGAAAGTCTATCCTGACGATTGCTGTGGGCTGTACGGGTGGTCAGCACCGCAGTGTAGCCTTTGCTCAGCGCTTAGCAGATGATTTGGCTAAAAATTGGCCGGTTAATGCCAGCCACCGCGACAAAAACCGTCGGAAAGAAACGGTGAACCGCTCATGA
- a CDS encoding DUF4044 domain-containing protein — translation MAFGDNGQRKKTGFEKLTMLVVIIMLIVTVGAIFASALSAIF, via the coding sequence GTGGCTTTTGGTGACAACGGACAACGCAAAAAAACAGGATTTGAAAAATTGACGATGCTGGTCGTGATTATCATGCTCATCGTGACAGTTGGAGCAATCTTTGCTTCTGCTCTCAGCGCAATCTTTTAA